One region of Skermanella mucosa genomic DNA includes:
- the glpD gene encoding glycerol-3-phosphate dehydrogenase codes for MDRRESAVDLLVIGGGINGAGIARDAAGRGLSVILCEQADLASATSSSSSKLIHGGLRYLEQYEFRLVREALAEREVLLRIAPHIIWPMRFVLPHNRLLRPAWMIRLGLFLYDHIGGRRSLPGTRSLDFRTDRAEGAPLKPELARGFAYSDCWVEDSRLVVLNAMDARARGAEILPRTRCVEARRQGDRWTARLKDLATGAERVVTARILVNAAGPWVERFLHGIAGQKGNAHMRLVKGSHIVVPRLYEGDHAYILQNTDRRVIFAIPYEHRFTLIGTTDIPFQGDASDVRIDPEETAYLCDAVNRYFRTQIGPDDVVRSYSGVRPLYDDDSAANPSTVTRDYVFDLSGETGEAPLLSIYGGKITTYRRLAEHAMDKLAGFIPGLAPSWTAKAPLPGGDMPDARFEPFTAAFKARRPWLPDAVAQRLCRLYGTMAEGVVGDAGSLQDMGTDFGGGLYEREAAWLVEREWARTADDILWRRTKLGLHVPAEGAERLAHWLTQRLAGSGSLAQAS; via the coding sequence ATGGATCGGCGGGAATCGGCTGTGGATCTTCTGGTGATCGGCGGCGGCATCAACGGCGCGGGCATCGCGCGCGATGCGGCCGGCCGCGGGCTTTCCGTGATCCTGTGCGAACAGGCCGATCTCGCCAGCGCCACCTCCTCCTCCAGCAGCAAGCTGATCCACGGCGGCCTCCGCTATCTCGAACAGTACGAATTCCGCCTGGTCCGCGAGGCCCTGGCGGAGCGCGAGGTGCTTCTGCGGATCGCTCCCCACATCATCTGGCCGATGCGGTTCGTGCTGCCGCACAACCGGCTTCTCCGCCCGGCCTGGATGATCAGGCTGGGCCTGTTCCTCTACGACCATATTGGAGGACGGCGCAGCCTGCCGGGCACCCGGAGCCTCGATTTCCGGACCGACCGGGCGGAGGGGGCGCCGCTGAAGCCGGAACTCGCCCGCGGCTTCGCCTATTCCGACTGCTGGGTCGAGGACAGCCGGCTGGTGGTGCTCAACGCCATGGACGCCCGAGCGCGCGGCGCCGAGATCCTGCCGCGCACCCGTTGCGTCGAGGCGCGCCGCCAGGGCGACCGCTGGACCGCGCGGCTGAAGGACCTGGCGACCGGCGCCGAACGGGTGGTGACCGCCCGGATCCTGGTCAACGCCGCCGGCCCCTGGGTCGAACGGTTCCTGCACGGGATCGCCGGCCAGAAGGGCAATGCCCACATGCGGCTGGTCAAGGGCAGCCACATCGTCGTCCCGCGGCTGTACGAGGGCGACCACGCCTACATCCTCCAGAACACCGACCGCCGGGTGATCTTCGCGATCCCCTACGAGCACCGCTTCACCCTGATCGGCACCACCGACATCCCGTTCCAGGGCGACGCCTCGGACGTGCGGATCGATCCGGAGGAGACCGCCTACCTGTGCGACGCGGTGAACCGCTATTTCAGGACGCAGATCGGGCCGGACGACGTGGTCCGCAGCTATTCCGGAGTCCGCCCGCTCTACGACGACGACAGCGCCGCGAACCCATCCACCGTCACGCGCGACTATGTCTTCGACCTGTCGGGCGAGACCGGGGAAGCGCCGCTCCTGTCGATCTACGGCGGCAAGATCACCACGTACCGCCGCTTGGCCGAGCATGCCATGGACAAGCTGGCGGGCTTCATCCCCGGCCTGGCGCCGTCCTGGACCGCCAAGGCGCCGCTGCCCGGCGGCGACATGCCGGACGCCCGGTTCGAACCGTTCACGGCCGCCTTCAAGGCACGACGGCCCTGGCTGCCGGACGCGGTGGCGCAACGCCTGTGCCGGCTCTACGGCACCATGGCCGAGGGGGTCGTCGGCGACGCCGGCTCGCTCCAGGACATGGGCACCGATTTCGGAGGCGGCCTGTATGAGCGGGAGGCCGCCTGGCTGGTCGAGCGGGAATGGGCGCGCACCGCCGACGACATCCTGTGGCGCCGGACCAAGCTTGGCCTCCATGTCCCGGCCGAGGGCGCCGAGCGCCTTGCCCATTGGCTGACCCAGCGGCTCGCCGGGTCGGGGTCGCTGGCGCAGGCGAGCTGA
- a CDS encoding YdbH domain-containing protein → MARRWTWVLLTVIAVAGTGVLGLPFLVEWQGERMLRDYGWPGARVDVARMDLSGADIDIWNDSARERRIGRIELAYSFAAGIGGRLDLDMPLSGLVPEGIELKDAALRTAGTIRSEDGRWSYVPDGCVTVTAAGAAAGQVRVSEPTSLCLESVPGRTFLDYSLADGVTLAFAVKPAPLRLTVQGTPVAGRLPALAVDARLAATGDPMGIDLAWRQGMISLPRQAVVGEGLSGKATFDPALEHPFAADYAIATIRHDQRKPFVAPLRAQGRAEGDLLGSVLFDARLTDAAGTISVDISGEQDVPAGAGSAEVKMAPVRFTPGDPGLTGLFPFLGDWVETVTGTFGLDGRFAWGEGSGKGNASLLIENAAVETGGVTARGINAVLAADSLAPLRLPPGQVLSVALMDVGLPLTNAVVEFGIAADRLSVARAEWQWAGGFVRAVPFDLGLDDFDPGGEERTIELEATGIDLQRLLSVAAVEGLSATGSLGGRLPVRVGQGSVTVTDGKLETLGPGTLRYDPAAPPAFLEGDPGSSTDMLLQALTDFRYESMELTVNGTAGGEMAIGFAIRGSNPDFYDGYPVALNLNVDGALDTILRRGITTYRIPEAVRDRILEFQAQDK, encoded by the coding sequence ATGGCGCGTCGCTGGACGTGGGTGCTTTTGACGGTGATCGCCGTGGCCGGGACCGGGGTGCTGGGCCTGCCGTTCCTGGTCGAATGGCAGGGCGAGCGGATGCTGCGCGATTACGGCTGGCCGGGCGCGCGGGTGGACGTCGCGCGGATGGACCTGTCCGGTGCCGATATCGACATCTGGAACGACTCGGCCCGGGAGCGTCGGATCGGCCGGATCGAGCTGGCCTATTCCTTCGCCGCGGGGATCGGCGGCCGACTGGACCTGGATATGCCGCTGTCCGGACTGGTTCCGGAGGGCATCGAGTTGAAGGACGCCGCCTTGCGTACCGCCGGGACGATCCGGTCGGAGGACGGCCGGTGGAGCTATGTCCCCGACGGATGCGTCACGGTGACCGCCGCCGGTGCCGCCGCCGGGCAGGTAAGGGTGAGCGAACCGACTTCGCTGTGCCTGGAGTCCGTCCCCGGCAGGACCTTCCTCGACTACAGCCTTGCCGATGGCGTGACCCTGGCTTTCGCGGTCAAGCCCGCGCCTCTCAGGCTGACGGTCCAGGGAACGCCGGTTGCCGGCCGGCTCCCCGCCCTGGCGGTAGATGCGAGGCTGGCGGCGACCGGGGATCCCATGGGCATCGACCTCGCGTGGCGGCAGGGGATGATCTCGCTGCCCCGGCAGGCGGTCGTGGGCGAGGGCCTGTCCGGCAAGGCGACTTTCGATCCGGCACTGGAACACCCCTTCGCGGCCGATTACGCCATCGCGACCATCCGCCATGATCAGCGGAAGCCCTTCGTGGCGCCGCTCCGGGCGCAGGGCCGCGCCGAGGGAGATCTCCTCGGATCGGTACTTTTCGATGCTCGGCTGACGGACGCCGCCGGAACGATCTCCGTCGATATCTCGGGCGAGCAGGACGTTCCGGCCGGGGCGGGATCGGCCGAGGTGAAGATGGCGCCCGTCCGGTTCACGCCCGGCGATCCGGGGCTCACCGGCCTGTTCCCCTTCCTTGGCGACTGGGTCGAGACCGTCACCGGGACCTTCGGCCTGGACGGGCGATTCGCCTGGGGCGAGGGGAGCGGAAAAGGGAACGCATCGCTCCTGATCGAGAATGCGGCGGTCGAGACCGGCGGGGTAACGGCACGGGGCATCAACGCTGTGCTGGCCGCCGACAGCCTGGCGCCGCTTCGCCTGCCGCCGGGACAGGTCCTGTCGGTCGCGCTGATGGATGTCGGCCTTCCCCTGACGAACGCCGTCGTCGAATTCGGGATCGCGGCGGACAGGCTTTCCGTTGCCCGGGCCGAATGGCAGTGGGCCGGCGGCTTCGTCAGGGCCGTTCCGTTCGATCTCGGGCTCGACGATTTCGATCCGGGAGGCGAGGAGCGGACGATCGAACTGGAAGCGACGGGAATCGACCTTCAGAGACTCCTCTCGGTCGCGGCGGTCGAGGGGCTGTCGGCCACGGGGTCCCTGGGTGGGCGCCTGCCGGTCCGGGTCGGCCAGGGCTCCGTGACCGTCACCGACGGCAAGCTGGAGACTCTGGGTCCCGGCACCCTGCGTTACGACCCGGCGGCGCCCCCGGCCTTCCTGGAGGGCGATCCCGGCAGCAGCACGGACATGCTGCTCCAGGCGCTGACCGACTTCCGGTACGAATCGATGGAGCTGACGGTCAACGGGACTGCGGGCGGCGAGATGGCGATCGGTTTCGCGATCCGCGGGTCCAATCCCGATTTCTATGATGGATATCCGGTGGCGCTTAATCTTAATGTCGACGGCGCGCTCGACACGATCCTGCGGCGCGGCATCACAACCTATCGGATCCCGGAAGCGGTACGCGACCGGATCCTGGAATTCCAGGCCCAGGACAAATAA
- a CDS encoding YnbE family lipoprotein — MDIPLARRRLLLGTALAGLTPVLAACSPTVKVEAPDKPIEINLNIRIEQEVRIKVERDLEQVFADDPELFGLPPGGVPGSGGQGVGRKGNGTK; from the coding sequence ATGGACATCCCGCTCGCGCGCCGGCGCCTGCTTCTCGGAACGGCGCTGGCCGGTCTCACCCCGGTGCTCGCGGCGTGCAGCCCGACGGTCAAGGTGGAGGCTCCCGACAAGCCGATCGAGATCAACCTGAACATCCGCATCGAGCAGGAGGTCCGCATCAAGGTCGAGCGCGACCTGGAGCAGGTTTTCGCCGACGATCCCGAGCTCTTCGGATTGCCGCCCGGCGGCGTGCCGGGGAGCGGCGGCCAGGGTGTCGGCAGAAAGGGTAACGGTACGAAATGA
- a CDS encoding gamma carbonic anhydrase family protein: MTALIMPHHGKSPVIHESAFIADTAVVIGDVEIGEDSGIWFGCVIRGDVNVVRIGARTNIQDGVVIHVASRGQGTYIGDDITIGHMALLHACTLESGCFVGMKACLMDGSYVEGGGMVAAGALLTPGKRVRKGELWAGTPARFMRDVTPEEIAFFPQSARQYVDLAASYRRP; the protein is encoded by the coding sequence ATGACCGCCTTGATCATGCCGCACCACGGCAAGTCACCTGTCATCCATGAAAGTGCCTTCATCGCGGATACCGCGGTGGTCATCGGCGACGTCGAGATCGGCGAGGACTCCGGGATCTGGTTCGGCTGCGTGATCCGGGGCGACGTCAACGTCGTCCGTATCGGCGCGCGCACCAACATCCAGGACGGCGTGGTGATCCATGTCGCGTCGCGAGGGCAGGGAACCTATATCGGCGACGACATCACCATCGGCCACATGGCCCTGCTGCATGCCTGCACCCTGGAAAGCGGCTGCTTCGTCGGGATGAAAGCCTGCCTGATGGACGGCTCCTATGTCGAAGGCGGCGGCATGGTCGCCGCGGGCGCCTTGCTGACACCTGGCAAGCGGGTGCGCAAAGGGGAGCTTTGGGCGGGAACGCCCGCCCGCTTCATGCGCGACGTCACTCCGGAAGAAATCGCCTTCTTTCCGCAGTCGGCACGTCAGTATGTCGACCTGGCTGCCAGCTATCGTCGGCCGTGA
- a CDS encoding YdbL family protein, translating to MRRLLMAAALALWTGVAAPAAAQAPLDQAKQAGLVGERPDGLIGYVAGTVPADIRALVDRINAQRLDRYAQVARTNGTSVESVQAVAGRQLIERTPGGQYVMTGSGDWRRK from the coding sequence ATGAGACGCTTATTGATGGCGGCTGCGCTGGCCCTGTGGACCGGGGTCGCGGCTCCGGCGGCGGCGCAGGCTCCCCTGGACCAGGCCAAGCAGGCGGGATTGGTCGGCGAACGGCCCGACGGGCTGATAGGCTACGTCGCCGGCACCGTTCCCGCCGACATCCGCGCCCTGGTGGACCGGATCAACGCGCAGCGGCTCGACCGGTATGCCCAGGTCGCCCGGACCAACGGGACGTCGGTCGAAAGCGTGCAGGCCGTCGCCGGCCGCCAGCTGATCGAGCGGACGCCGGGCGGGCAGTATGTCATGACGGGATCGGGCGATTGGCGGCGCAAATAG